A genome region from Dolichospermum compactum NIES-806 includes the following:
- a CDS encoding PIN domain-containing protein, giving the protein MSLADCFALTLANRESSILVTSDRKEFEPVVPLNICQINFIR; this is encoded by the coding sequence ATGAGTTTAGCAGATTGTTTTGCATTAACTCTGGCTAATCGAGAAAGTAGTATTTTAGTTACTTCAGATCGTAAGGAGTTTGAACCTGTTGTTCCTCTTAATATTTGTCAAATTAATTTTATTCGTTAG
- a CDS encoding XisI protein, which produces MDKLEQYRHAIKKILTEYYEMSNPQNVENGKMEASERLAFDEKRDQYIWFRFGWDDKKQIQHIIIYLCIKNGKVWVEEDATNLCVVDDLLSTGIPQSDIILGFQHPSKRSLTEFATA; this is translated from the coding sequence ATGGATAAACTAGAACAATATCGTCATGCTATCAAAAAGATATTGACAGAATATTACGAAATGAGTAATCCTCAAAATGTTGAAAATGGCAAAATGGAGGCTAGTGAACGTTTAGCTTTTGATGAAAAAAGAGATCAATATATTTGGTTTAGGTTTGGCTGGGATGACAAAAAACAAATACAGCATATTATCATCTATCTTTGCATCAAAAACGGTAAAGTTTGGGTAGAAGAAGATGCAACTAATTTATGTGTTGTTGATGATTTGCTATCAACAGGAATACCTCAAAGCGATATTATTTTAGGTTTCCAGCATCCCAGTAAACGCAGTTTAACAGAATTTGCTACTGCTTGA
- a CDS encoding CU044_2847 family protein, producing MSQLTPIQLEDGTIIYIEASENIAVSIPQPPENENLDFLIPTPEQADRSFGLEKLNEKLNIKEQGDKLQKTIQSYSKHIIQSFKDLALAEVAEVTLEFGVNVGGMTGIPYIVTGKTSSNIKITVKCKFNQK from the coding sequence ATGTCACAACTAACGCCGATTCAACTAGAAGACGGAACAATTATTTATATTGAAGCATCAGAAAATATTGCTGTATCTATTCCCCAACCTCCAGAAAATGAGAACCTAGATTTTCTAATTCCCACCCCTGAACAAGCAGACCGCAGTTTTGGCTTAGAAAAACTGAACGAAAAACTGAATATTAAAGAACAGGGAGACAAACTCCAAAAAACTATTCAATCCTATTCAAAACATATTATTCAATCCTTCAAAGATTTAGCTCTAGCCGAAGTTGCTGAAGTTACTTTAGAATTTGGCGTTAATGTCGGAGGAATGACAGGAATCCCTTATATTGTCACAGGAAAAACTAGCAGTAATATTAAAATTACTGTTAAATGTAAATTTAATCAGAAATAA
- a CDS encoding CAAD domain-containing protein codes for MQEPEFKETQSKETTIPEINTQTGNLTKLQPPMQSQEQWLKYGQQISGFLGTLPDYVGKFFGQYQQPIVSIGLVVTAVVTVKVLLAVLDALNDVPLVAPTFELIGIGYSVWFVYRYLLKASSRQELSGEINTLKSQVVGKHTPKS; via the coding sequence ATGCAAGAACCAGAATTTAAAGAAACCCAGTCTAAAGAAACAACCATACCCGAAATTAACACCCAAACCGGGAATTTGACGAAACTTCAACCTCCTATGCAGTCTCAAGAACAATGGCTGAAATACGGACAACAAATTTCTGGGTTTTTGGGGACATTACCAGACTATGTAGGTAAATTTTTCGGTCAATATCAGCAGCCCATCGTTAGTATTGGTTTAGTCGTGACAGCAGTAGTCACAGTTAAGGTACTATTGGCTGTATTAGATGCTCTTAATGATGTTCCTTTGGTAGCACCTACCTTTGAATTAATTGGCATTGGTTATTCTGTGTGGTTTGTTTATCGCTATTTACTCAAAGCTTCTAGCAGACAGGAGTTATCTGGAGAAATTAACACCCTCAAATCCCAAGTTGTGGGTAAGCACACTCCTAAATCTTAA
- a CDS encoding esterase/lipase family protein, producing the protein MTTKQQNPVLLVHGINDTGAVFNKMAFYLRKQGLSVYTVDLIPNNGSEVLEKLAQQVADYVNNIFAAAQPLDIVGFSMGGIVSRYYIQRLGGINRVQRFMTISSPHYGTIVAYGTWLAGALQMRPHSDFLNDLNADVEMLKQLNFTSIWTPYDLMILPASSSKIPVSKDVILRVAFHSWMLTDDRTLEKVAAALVEPINVYPQ; encoded by the coding sequence ATGACAACAAAACAGCAAAATCCCGTTTTATTAGTGCATGGTATTAACGATACTGGGGCGGTTTTCAATAAAATGGCATTTTATCTGCGAAAACAAGGTTTGTCCGTGTATACGGTGGATTTAATCCCTAACAATGGTTCTGAGGTTTTGGAGAAATTAGCCCAGCAAGTAGCTGATTATGTAAATAATATCTTTGCAGCAGCGCAACCACTGGATATAGTGGGTTTTAGTATGGGAGGAATTGTCAGCCGTTATTATATTCAGCGGTTGGGGGGAATAAATAGAGTCCAGCGATTTATGACAATTTCTTCACCTCATTATGGAACTATAGTTGCTTATGGTACTTGGCTGGCTGGTGCTTTGCAAATGCGTCCTCATAGTGATTTTCTCAATGATTTAAATGCTGATGTCGAGATGTTAAAGCAGTTGAATTTTACATCTATTTGGACACCTTATGATTTGATGATTTTACCGGCTAGTAGTTCAAAAATCCCTGTAAGTAAGGACGTTATTTTACGAGTTGCATTTCATTCTTGGATGTTAACAGATGATCGGACTTTAGAAAAAGTAGCCGCAGCTTTAGTAGAACCGATTAATGTGTATCCCCAATGA
- a CDS encoding calcium-binding protein — protein MVDNVGDIIAESLNSGIDTVESSITWTLKTNLENLTLTGTTSINGTGNTLNNTLIGNTGNNTLNGGAGADTLIGGIGNDSYYVDNVADTIIENINEGTDSVSSTISYTLTANVENLTLTRIDAINGTGNSLNNSIAGNIAANILTGGAGNDILNGGAGADTLIGGIGNDSYYVDNVADTIIENINEGIDNVFSGVTYTLTTNLENLNLTGINAINGTGNSLNNSITGNIAANILTGGDGNDYLNGVTGADTLIGGIGNDSLYLGLNDNVVDNVNYAFGDGTDTIYQFVRGVGGDKLNFTGIANFDVRTLGTSTLVRVGDGIGGNTGFGTGQLLVTLSGTSGFTSANANINLFGGNFLFN, from the coding sequence GTGGTAGACAATGTGGGAGATATCATTGCTGAAAGTTTAAATAGTGGTATTGATACCGTTGAATCTTCTATCACTTGGACATTAAAAACCAACTTAGAAAACCTCACCTTAACTGGTACAACTTCTATTAACGGTACAGGTAACACCCTCAATAATACCCTCATCGGTAATACTGGCAACAACACTCTTAATGGTGGCGCTGGTGCGGATACCCTCATTGGTGGTATAGGTAACGATTCTTATTATGTGGATAATGTAGCAGATACCATCATAGAAAATATCAATGAAGGAACAGACAGCGTTTCCAGCACTATCAGTTACACTCTAACCGCCAACGTAGAAAACCTGACTCTAACCAGAATAGACGCGATTAACGGTACAGGTAACAGCCTCAATAATAGCATTGCAGGTAATATAGCCGCAAATATTCTCACCGGTGGTGCTGGTAATGATATCCTCAATGGTGGCGCTGGTGCAGATACCCTCATTGGTGGTATAGGTAACGATTCCTATTATGTAGATAATGTAGCAGATACCATCATAGAAAATATCAATGAAGGAATAGATAACGTTTTCAGTGGTGTAACTTACACCCTAACTACCAACCTAGAAAACTTGAACCTAACCGGAATAAACGCAATTAACGGTACAGGTAACAGCCTCAATAATAGTATTACGGGAAATATAGCAGCTAACATTCTCACAGGTGGAGATGGTAATGATTACTTAAATGGAGTAACTGGTGCAGATACCCTCATTGGTGGAATTGGTAATGATAGCCTGTATTTGGGTTTAAACGATAATGTTGTAGATAACGTTAACTACGCTTTTGGTGATGGTACGGATACAATTTACCAATTTGTGCGCGGTGTCGGTGGCGATAAACTGAACTTTACAGGTATTGCCAATTTTGATGTTAGGACATTGGGTACTTCTACATTAGTAAGAGTTGGTGATGGGATTGGTGGTAATACTGGTTTTGGTACTGGTCAGTTATTAGTGACCTTATCAGGGACATCTGGATTTACCAGCGCCAATGCGAATATCAACCTCTTTGGTGGTAATTTCTTGTTCAATTAA
- a CDS encoding homoserine dehydrogenase has protein sequence MAVKLGILGLGTVGTGTVQLLQDKVGRHPLLQEIEIYRVGVRSLTKPRAVELSPEVITTDLEAIVNDPAVDIVVELMGGLEPARTLILTAIKNGKHVVTANKAVISRFGAEIFTAANQTGVYVLLEAAVGGGIPVIQPLKQSLSVNRISAIMGIVNGTTNYILTRMQTEGSEFDDVLADAQKLGYAEADPTADVDGLDAGDKIAILASLGFDGRINREDVHCEGIRQVTKTDIAYSAKLGFVIKLLGIAQHLDQDNSRLSVRVHPTLVPQTHPLASINGVYNAILVEGEPIGQVMLFGPGAGAGATASAVSSDILNLVATLKTNTAKPNSLLACRHQHYSQITPISELVTRFYARFLSKDQAGVIGRLGTCFGNYGVSLESVVQTGFQGELAEIVVVTHNVREGDFRKALAEIQAMESIDSIPSVLRVL, from the coding sequence GTGGCTGTCAAATTAGGAATACTTGGATTAGGTACGGTGGGAACGGGGACAGTGCAACTGTTGCAAGACAAAGTAGGTCGTCATCCGCTGTTACAGGAAATTGAAATATATCGAGTGGGTGTGCGATCGCTCACGAAACCCCGTGCTGTAGAATTATCCCCAGAGGTAATAACTACGGATTTAGAAGCCATTGTTAATGATCCAGCCGTAGATATAGTTGTAGAGTTGATGGGGGGATTAGAACCCGCACGCACACTCATCCTGACAGCTATTAAAAATGGTAAGCACGTAGTTACCGCCAATAAAGCCGTAATTTCTCGATTTGGTGCTGAAATATTCACCGCTGCTAACCAAACAGGTGTTTATGTGCTGCTAGAAGCCGCCGTTGGTGGTGGTATTCCTGTAATTCAACCCCTGAAGCAATCCTTAAGCGTCAACCGCATTAGCGCTATCATGGGCATTGTCAATGGTACAACCAACTACATCCTCACCAGGATGCAAACAGAAGGTAGTGAATTTGATGATGTTTTAGCAGATGCCCAAAAATTGGGTTATGCTGAAGCTGACCCCACAGCGGATGTTGATGGTTTGGATGCCGGAGATAAGATTGCTATTTTGGCATCTTTAGGATTTGATGGACGAATTAATCGGGAAGATGTCCATTGTGAAGGAATTCGCCAAGTTACAAAAACAGATATTGCATACAGCGCTAAATTAGGATTTGTGATTAAACTATTGGGGATAGCTCAACACTTAGATCAAGATAATTCCCGACTTTCCGTGAGAGTTCATCCTACCCTAGTTCCCCAAACCCATCCTTTAGCTAGTATTAACGGTGTTTACAATGCCATTCTTGTGGAAGGAGAACCTATAGGACAGGTGATGTTATTCGGTCCTGGGGCTGGGGCTGGTGCTACCGCCAGTGCTGTATCATCAGATATATTAAATCTTGTCGCTACCCTTAAAACTAATACAGCTAAACCGAATTCACTTCTAGCCTGTAGACATCAACATTACTCGCAAATTACCCCCATTTCTGAGTTAGTAACCCGGTTTTATGCCCGTTTCCTCAGCAAAGACCAAGCGGGAGTTATTGGTAGATTGGGAACTTGTTTTGGCAATTATGGCGTGAGTTTAGAGTCAGTTGTCCAAACTGGTTTTCAGGGAGAACTAGCAGAAATTGTTGTTGTTACCCACAATGTCCGGGAAGGGGACTTTAGAAAAGCTTTGGCAGAAATTCAAGCTATGGAATCAATAGATAGTATTCCTAGCGTGTTGCGAGTGCTTTAA
- a CDS encoding VOC family protein: protein MNQTIFHLAFPVTNIPQTKAYYVDGLGCIPGRENPHALILNLYGHQLVAHITKDILTPQKAIYPRHFGLIFTQEQDWQELLEKAKNKDLKFREEPKYRFTDSLLEHQTFFLEDPFYNLMEFKYYRHPEAIFGNAEHTLIGDTH, encoded by the coding sequence ATGAACCAAACCATATTTCACCTCGCCTTTCCCGTCACCAATATCCCCCAAACCAAAGCCTATTATGTTGATGGTTTAGGCTGCATACCCGGACGCGAAAACCCCCACGCTTTGATTCTCAACCTTTATGGACATCAATTAGTAGCACACATAACAAAAGACATCCTCACACCTCAAAAAGCAATTTATCCTCGACATTTTGGACTAATTTTCACCCAAGAACAAGATTGGCAAGAATTACTAGAAAAGGCAAAAAACAAAGATTTAAAGTTTAGAGAAGAACCCAAATACCGCTTTACCGATTCCCTTCTAGAACATCAAACTTTTTTCTTAGAAGACCCATTTTATAACTTAATGGAATTTAAGTATTATCGTCATCCAGAAGCGATTTTTGGCAATGCTGAACATACCCTCATTGGGGATACACATTAA
- a CDS encoding XisH family protein, whose product MPAKDIYHNEVKTALIKDGWTITDDPYFIKYEDAELYADLAAEKPIAAERQGQKIVVEIKSFVGKSQMYDFHNALGQYIVYRKLIQLTAPEYKLYLAIDDVVYEKFFQRKSVQAVIQENQLLLIVVNTEKEEIEQWIN is encoded by the coding sequence ATGCCAGCAAAAGATATATACCATAATGAAGTCAAAACGGCTTTAATAAAAGACGGTTGGACTATCACGGATGACCCTTACTTTATTAAATATGAAGATGCTGAACTTTACGCAGACCTAGCAGCAGAAAAACCTATAGCAGCAGAACGTCAGGGACAGAAAATTGTGGTAGAAATCAAGAGTTTTGTGGGTAAGTCGCAGATGTATGATTTTCATAATGCCTTGGGACAATACATAGTTTATCGGAAACTTATTCAACTTACTGCACCAGAATATAAACTTTATTTAGCTATTGATGATGTTGTGTATGAAAAGTTTTTTCAACGTAAGTCTGTACAAGCAGTCATCCAAGAAAATCAACTTTTATTAATAGTTGTGAATACAGAAAAGGAGGAAATTGAACAATGGATAAACTAG
- the petH gene encoding ferredoxin--NADP reductase has protein sequence MYNQGAVEGAANIESGSRVFVYEVVGLRQVEETDQTNYQIRRSGSVFIRVPYNRMNQEMRRITRLGGKIVSIQSVTALQQLNRKVDLAVNEKVELATADIKVSSEVAAEVSANKDEHGKSTPVSNVSEAKGFAKTPVKDKKGNSMTQAKAKKDAHADVPVNIYRPNAPFIGKCISNETLVKEGGIGIVQHLKFDLSAGNLRYLEGQSIGIIPPGVDKNGKPEKLRLYSIASTRHGDNLDDKTISLCVRQLEYKHPETGETVYGVCSTYLTKIKPGDDVKITGPVGKEMLLPEDPEANVIMLATGTGIAPMRTYLWRMFKDAERKANPEYQFKGFSWLLFGVPTSPNILYKEELEAMQEKYPENFRLTYAISREQNNPAGGRMYIQDRVAEHADELWQLIKNEKTHTYICGLRGMEDGIDAALSAAAAKEGVVWSDYQKDLKKAHRWHVETY, from the coding sequence ATGTACAATCAAGGTGCTGTTGAGGGTGCTGCCAATATAGAATCAGGTAGCCGCGTCTTCGTTTACGAAGTGGTGGGTCTGCGTCAGGTTGAAGAAACTGATCAAACCAACTACCAAATTCGTAGAAGTGGCAGTGTATTCATCAGAGTACCTTACAACCGCATGAATCAAGAAATGCGACGGATCACTCGCCTGGGCGGTAAAATTGTTAGTATCCAATCTGTTACAGCTTTACAGCAACTCAATCGCAAAGTTGACTTAGCAGTTAACGAAAAAGTTGAATTGGCAACTGCTGACATTAAAGTTAGCAGCGAAGTCGCGGCTGAAGTAAGTGCTAACAAAGATGAACATGGTAAATCCACACCTGTAAGTAATGTTAGTGAAGCTAAAGGCTTTGCTAAAACACCAGTTAAGGATAAGAAAGGCAACTCCATGACTCAAGCAAAAGCCAAAAAAGATGCTCATGCTGATGTTCCTGTGAACATTTATCGTCCTAATGCTCCGTTTATTGGTAAGTGTATTTCTAATGAAACATTAGTTAAAGAGGGTGGAATTGGGATTGTTCAACATCTCAAGTTTGACCTGTCTGCTGGCAACCTGAGGTATTTAGAAGGACAAAGTATTGGGATTATTCCTCCTGGTGTAGATAAGAATGGTAAGCCTGAAAAACTCAGACTGTACTCCATTGCTTCTACTCGTCACGGCGATAATCTAGATGATAAAACAATATCTCTGTGTGTTCGTCAGTTAGAGTATAAGCATCCAGAAACAGGTGAAACGGTTTATGGTGTTTGTTCTACCTATCTGACTAAAATTAAACCAGGTGATGATGTCAAAATCACTGGTCCTGTTGGTAAGGAAATGTTATTGCCGGAAGATCCTGAAGCTAATGTGATCATGTTAGCAACAGGTACGGGTATTGCGCCTATGCGGACTTACCTGTGGCGGATGTTTAAGGATGCAGAAAGAAAAGCTAACCCAGAATATCAATTTAAAGGATTTTCCTGGTTGTTGTTTGGTGTGCCAACATCTCCCAATATTCTCTACAAAGAAGAATTGGAAGCAATGCAAGAGAAATATCCGGAAAACTTCCGTCTCACCTATGCTATCAGCCGGGAACAAAATAACCCCGCAGGTGGCAGAATGTACATCCAAGACCGGGTTGCGGAACACGCTGATGAATTGTGGCAGTTAATTAAAAATGAAAAAACTCACACTTACATCTGCGGTTTGCGCGGTATGGAAGATGGCATTGATGCTGCTTTAAGCGCTGCTGCGGCTAAAGAAGGTGTAGTTTGGAGTGATTACCAAAAGGATCTAAAAAAAGCTCACCGCTGGCACGTAGAAACATACTAA
- a CDS encoding phosphoribulokinase, with translation MTKPERVVLIGVAGDSGCGKSTFLRRLIDLFGEEFMTVICLDDYHCLDRKQRKETGITALDPRANNFDLMYEQIKALKEGQAIHKPIYNHETGMIDPPEWIEPNHIIVVEGLHPLYDERVRDLLDFSVYFDISDEVKIAWKIQRDMAERGHRYEDVLAQINSRKPDFEKFIEPQREFADVVLQVLPTNLIKNDTERKVLRVRMLQREGKEGFEPSYLFDEGSTIQWTPCGRKLTCSYPGMQLYYGTDVYYGRYVSVLEVDGQFDNLDEIIYIETHLSKTSTKYQGEMTHLLLQHREYPGSNNGTGLFQVLTGLKMRDAYERLTAKEAKLAVQV, from the coding sequence ATGACTAAGCCGGAACGCGTGGTACTAATTGGAGTAGCCGGAGACTCTGGGTGCGGTAAATCTACGTTTTTACGTCGGTTGATTGATTTATTTGGCGAAGAATTTATGACAGTTATCTGTTTAGATGACTATCATTGCCTAGATCGTAAACAACGTAAAGAAACAGGAATAACTGCACTTGACCCCAGAGCAAATAATTTTGACTTAATGTATGAGCAAATTAAAGCTCTTAAAGAAGGTCAAGCAATTCATAAGCCGATTTATAACCACGAAACCGGCATGATTGACCCACCAGAATGGATTGAGCCAAATCATATTATTGTTGTAGAAGGACTACATCCCCTATATGACGAACGAGTAAGAGATCTTCTAGATTTCAGCGTTTATTTTGATATCAGCGATGAAGTCAAAATTGCTTGGAAGATTCAACGGGATATGGCTGAAAGAGGCCACCGCTATGAAGATGTTTTGGCACAAATCAATTCTCGTAAACCTGATTTTGAAAAATTCATCGAACCACAAAGAGAATTTGCTGACGTGGTTCTGCAAGTATTACCCACAAACTTAATTAAAAACGATACAGAACGTAAAGTTTTACGGGTACGGATGTTACAACGGGAAGGTAAAGAAGGCTTTGAGCCAAGCTACCTGTTTGACGAAGGTTCAACGATTCAGTGGACTCCTTGCGGACGCAAACTGACCTGTTCTTACCCCGGTATGCAGCTTTACTACGGTACTGATGTTTACTATGGTCGTTACGTCTCTGTTTTGGAAGTAGACGGTCAATTTGATAACCTCGATGAAATTATTTACATCGAAACTCATTTGAGCAAAACATCCACTAAATATCAAGGTGAGATGACTCACTTGTTATTACAACACCGTGAATATCCAGGTTCTAACAATGGTACTGGTTTATTCCAAGTATTGACAGGTTTGAAAATGCGTGATGCTTATGAGCGATTGACAGCTAAAGAAGCAAAACTAGCAGTCCAAGTCTAA
- the pcrA gene encoding DNA helicase PcrA, whose translation MTTNIDFLTHLNPSQRQAVEHYCGPLLVVAGAGSGKTRALTYRIANLIIKHRVNPENILAVTFTNKAAKEMKERIQRIFTEPLAISQHGKKFDLLTEYEQSLLKTQVYRTTIKDMWCGTFHSLFSRILRWDIEKYQDEKGRKWNKNFSIFDESDVQSVIKEIVTKDLNLDSKKFEPKSIRYAISNAKNQGLSPQQFESEQPDYRGRVIADVYNRYQDKLAQNNALDFDDLILIPTRLFQQNEQVLGYWHQKFCHILVDEYQDTNRTQYDLIQLLVTNGESRKNEWKWQNRSVFVVGDADQSIYSFRMADFTILLEFQENFGDGLADDDTRSMVKLEENYRSCENILQAANELIENNTQRIDKILKATREPGEEIYCHKADEEMAEAAFVINQIRNLEHQNPELNWGNFAILYRTNAQSRPFEELLVKYQIPYTVVGGMKFYDRKEIKDAVAYLRAINNPADTVSLLRVINTPRRGIGKSTVDALVNASQQLGTTLWEILSDETSVNTLAGRSAKAVNNFAAMIQNRQEQVKVVPGSEILQGILEDSRYIKELQDQATDEADNRISNVNELYNAMLQFQEENAGEDISLQAFLQSAALSSDLDNLKEGQTAVSLMTLHASKGLEFPVVFLVGLEQGLFPGYRSLQDPSLLEEERRLCYVGITRAQERLFLSHARERRLYGSREPAMRSQFLDEIPTELLTTQNKVTRSSTKTTSATTSKQSTPGIWQVGDRVLHKSFGLGEITHVFGEGNKVSVAIKFLSLGQKIVDPRVAQLQKV comes from the coding sequence ATGACCACAAATATTGATTTTCTGACTCATCTTAATCCTAGTCAACGTCAAGCGGTCGAACACTACTGCGGACCATTATTAGTGGTAGCTGGTGCTGGTTCAGGGAAAACCCGGGCGCTGACTTACCGCATTGCTAATTTGATTATTAAACATCGTGTTAATCCTGAAAATATCCTCGCGGTGACATTTACGAATAAAGCTGCAAAGGAAATGAAGGAACGAATTCAAAGGATATTTACTGAACCATTAGCAATATCACAACATGGTAAAAAATTTGATTTACTGACAGAATATGAACAAAGCTTACTAAAAACACAGGTTTACCGCACTACTATTAAAGATATGTGGTGTGGAACTTTTCATAGTTTATTCTCGCGGATTCTGCGCTGGGATATCGAAAAATATCAAGATGAAAAAGGCAGAAAATGGAATAAAAACTTTTCTATCTTTGATGAATCGGATGTCCAAAGTGTGATTAAAGAAATTGTTACCAAAGATTTAAATTTAGATAGTAAAAAATTTGAACCTAAATCTATTCGCTACGCTATTAGTAATGCTAAAAATCAAGGACTTTCTCCCCAACAATTTGAAAGTGAACAACCAGACTATCGAGGTAGGGTGATTGCTGATGTTTATAATCGCTATCAAGATAAACTTGCCCAAAATAATGCTTTAGATTTTGATGATTTAATTTTAATTCCTACTCGATTATTTCAACAAAACGAACAAGTTTTAGGTTATTGGCATCAAAAATTTTGTCATATTCTAGTTGATGAATATCAAGATACTAACCGAACTCAATATGATTTAATTCAGCTTTTGGTAACAAATGGGGAAAGCCGGAAAAATGAATGGAAATGGCAAAATCGATCTGTGTTTGTGGTTGGTGATGCTGACCAGTCAATTTATAGTTTTAGAATGGCAGATTTTACCATTTTGCTAGAGTTTCAGGAAAATTTTGGGGATGGTTTAGCAGATGATGATACTCGTTCTATGGTGAAATTAGAAGAAAATTATCGCTCATGTGAAAACATTCTCCAAGCTGCTAATGAATTAATTGAAAATAATACTCAACGGATTGATAAAATCCTCAAAGCCACAAGAGAACCAGGGGAAGAAATTTATTGTCATAAAGCTGATGAAGAAATGGCAGAAGCAGCTTTTGTGATTAACCAAATTAGAAATTTAGAGCATCAAAACCCGGAATTAAATTGGGGTAACTTTGCAATTTTATATCGAACAAATGCTCAATCTCGACCTTTTGAAGAATTATTAGTAAAATATCAAATTCCTTATACGGTTGTGGGAGGCATGAAATTTTATGATCGCAAAGAAATTAAAGATGCTGTGGCATATTTAAGGGCGATTAATAACCCAGCGGATACTGTAAGTTTATTAAGAGTTATCAACACACCTCGACGGGGAATTGGTAAATCTACTGTTGATGCTTTGGTGAATGCTTCCCAGCAGTTAGGAACAACATTATGGGAAATATTAAGTGATGAAACATCTGTAAATACTTTAGCAGGACGTTCGGCGAAAGCTGTGAATAATTTCGCCGCCATGATTCAAAATCGTCAAGAACAAGTCAAAGTTGTTCCCGGTTCGGAAATTTTACAAGGCATTTTAGAAGATTCTCGTTATATTAAGGAATTGCAAGATCAAGCTACAGATGAAGCTGATAATAGAATTAGTAACGTCAATGAATTATATAATGCTATGCTGCAATTTCAAGAAGAAAATGCTGGAGAAGATATTTCTTTACAGGCATTTTTGCAAAGTGCGGCTTTGAGTTCTGATTTAGATAATTTAAAAGAGGGACAAACAGCGGTTTCTTTAATGACTTTACACGCTTCTAAAGGGTTGGAGTTTCCTGTTGTCTTTTTAGTGGGATTAGAACAGGGACTTTTTCCGGGTTATCGTTCTTTACAAGATCCTTCATTGTTAGAAGAGGAACGGCGTTTGTGTTATGTGGGAATTACCCGCGCTCAAGAACGGTTGTTTTTATCTCATGCCAGAGAACGGCGTTTATATGGGTCTAGAGAACCGGCAATGCGATCGCAATTTCTCGATGAAATACCCACAGAATTGTTAACCACCCAAAATAAAGTTACCCGGAGTTCGACTAAAACCACTTCTGCAACCACTAGTAAACAAAGCACTCCCGGAATTTGGCAAGTAGGTGACAGAGTATTACATAAGTCCTTTGGACTTGGGGAAATTACTCACGTTTTCGGAGAAGGAAATAAGGTGTCTGTAGCGATTAAATTCCTGAGTTTAGGACAAAAAATTGTAGACCCCAGAGTAGCCCAATTACAAAAAGTCTAA
- a CDS encoding TIGR00297 family protein gives MLSLIDSVNPWLVGVGLNAILLGIVAIIPKKLLTPAGILNAGLLGIIIWGTLGWQGYLVVVFYFIVGSGVTRIGMAEKEAAGIAEKRAGARGPENVWGSALIAALCALGVLFLPEFKYLLCLGYVASFSTKLSDTTASEVGKAYGKSTFLITTLQPVPRGTEGAVSLEGTLAGMVASIAIALIGWSVNLINPLGIIWSVIAAFIATNLESVIGATLQSKYTWLTNEVVNIFNTLIGATAAIILALIYQSIFV, from the coding sequence ATGTTATCTTTAATAGATTCTGTTAATCCCTGGTTAGTGGGAGTAGGCTTAAATGCAATTTTACTAGGAATAGTCGCAATTATTCCCAAAAAATTGCTCACCCCGGCAGGTATACTTAATGCTGGATTATTAGGAATAATCATTTGGGGAACACTAGGTTGGCAGGGATATCTAGTGGTGGTATTTTATTTTATTGTTGGTTCTGGGGTAACGCGCATTGGTATGGCAGAAAAAGAAGCCGCCGGAATTGCGGAAAAACGTGCCGGTGCAAGAGGCCCTGAGAACGTTTGGGGTTCAGCATTAATAGCGGCTTTGTGTGCGTTGGGAGTCTTGTTTTTACCTGAGTTTAAATATTTACTATGTTTGGGTTATGTTGCCAGTTTTAGCACTAAACTATCGGATACTACAGCCAGTGAAGTTGGTAAAGCTTATGGTAAAAGTACCTTTTTAATTACCACATTGCAACCAGTTCCGAGAGGGACAGAAGGGGCGGTAAGTTTAGAAGGGACTTTAGCTGGTATGGTAGCATCAATAGCGATCGCACTCATTGGCTGGAGTGTAAATTTAATTAATCCCCTGGGTATTATTTGGAGTGTAATAGCTGCATTTATCGCTACAAATTTAGAAAGTGTTATTGGTGCAACTTTGCAATCTAAATATACGTGGCTGACTAATGAGGTTGTTAATATCTTCAATACCCTGATTGGTGCAACTGCGGCGATAATATTGGCATTAATTTACCAAAGTATCTTTGTTTAA